In Selenomonas dianae, a genomic segment contains:
- a CDS encoding YibE/F family protein, with product MKIHPQHSTRILGICLALAAMLYAATCLPAGEDGDPPTYKAEVLHVTETENEIKAFAPGSKQYDVRIRLNSGADSGTEAVIVHRTLNNPAFDIHPQEGDRLIVRAEGAGYAISDYDRLPAILLLLLGFSALLILFGGRTGAKALLVLLFAVLLIAKGLIALILLAPAHILLWTILIGAAITLATQLIVNGRNVKSAGAIIGTVGGILIAALLALLVIHCAYLTGIDEEQAGMLKALYLKDVDFRDLLFAGIVLGALGAVMDVAVSIASAQYEMKQLAPRTNFQTLVASGLSVGRDVMGTMANTLVLAYIGGALPLLLLISAQPDLPLLHVMNLNMIATEIARSLIGSIGLLCAIPITAYATAFLITIRPQPRKKNRAAE from the coding sequence ATGAAGATCCATCCGCAGCATTCCACCCGCATCCTCGGCATCTGCCTCGCTCTCGCCGCCATGCTCTACGCCGCCACCTGCCTGCCCGCCGGCGAGGACGGCGATCCGCCGACGTACAAGGCCGAGGTGCTGCACGTCACGGAGACGGAGAACGAGATCAAGGCGTTTGCCCCCGGCAGCAAGCAATACGACGTACGCATCCGCCTCAACTCCGGTGCGGACAGCGGCACAGAGGCAGTGATCGTCCATCGCACGCTGAACAACCCCGCATTCGACATCCACCCGCAGGAGGGCGACCGCCTCATCGTGCGCGCGGAGGGTGCGGGCTACGCCATTTCCGACTATGACCGGCTGCCCGCCATCCTTCTTCTGCTGCTCGGCTTTTCCGCGCTCCTCATCCTCTTTGGGGGCAGGACGGGCGCAAAGGCACTCCTCGTCCTCCTCTTTGCCGTCCTCCTCATCGCAAAGGGGCTGATCGCGCTCATCCTCCTCGCGCCCGCACACATCCTCCTCTGGACAATCCTCATCGGCGCCGCCATCACGCTCGCGACCCAGCTCATCGTGAACGGACGCAATGTAAAGTCTGCCGGTGCGATCATCGGCACGGTCGGCGGCATCCTCATCGCAGCACTGCTCGCCCTCCTTGTCATCCACTGCGCCTACCTCACAGGTATCGACGAGGAACAGGCGGGGATGCTCAAGGCACTCTACCTCAAGGACGTGGACTTTCGCGATCTGCTCTTTGCGGGCATCGTCCTCGGCGCACTCGGCGCGGTCATGGATGTCGCCGTCTCCATCGCCTCCGCCCAGTACGAAATGAAACAGCTCGCCCCGCGCACGAACTTTCAGACCCTCGTCGCCTCGGGGCTCAGTGTCGGGCGCGACGTCATGGGCACGATGGCGAACACCCTCGTCCTCGCCTACATCGGCGGCGCACTCCCGCTCCTCCTCCTCATCTCGGCGCAGCCCGACCTCCCTCTGCTGCACGTCATGAACCTCAACATGATCGCCACCGAGATCGCACGCTCCCTCATCGGCAGCATCGGGCTTCTCTGCGCCATCCCCATCACCGCCTACGCCACCGCCTTCCTCATCACCATCCGTCCGCAGCCTCGAAAGAAAAACCGTGCTGCAGAATAA